A region from the Palaeococcus ferrophilus DSM 13482 genome encodes:
- a CDS encoding DNA-directed RNA polymerase subunit N gives MIVPVRCFTCGRVIGDKYYEFKERVEKGEDPEKVLDDLGLERYCCRRTLLSHVELIDDVMKYRVY, from the coding sequence ATGATAGTGCCCGTCCGGTGTTTCACCTGTGGAAGGGTGATAGGGGACAAATACTACGAGTTCAAGGAGAGGGTCGAGAAGGGGGAGGACCCCGAGAAAGTCCTCGACGATCTCGGCCTTGAGAGGTACTGCTGCAGGAGGACACTCCTCAGCCACGTCGAGCTCATAGACGATGTCATGAAGTACAGAGTGTATTAA
- a CDS encoding DNA-directed RNA polymerase subunit K, with product MFRYTRFEKARVIGARALQISMGAPVLIDVPEGITPLEAAMLEFEKGVIPITVIRPS from the coding sequence ATGTTCAGGTACACGAGATTTGAGAAGGCCCGGGTGATAGGGGCTAGGGCACTCCAGATATCCATGGGTGCACCCGTCCTCATAGACGTCCCCGAGGGGATAACCCCTCTGGAAGCGGCCATGCTCGAGTTTGAGAAGGGAGTAATACCAATAACCGTCATAAGGCCAAGCTGA
- a CDS encoding 30S ribosomal protein S9 — protein MKVIQTAGKRRTAIARATIREGKGRVRINSKPVEIIEPEMVRLIIMEPLILAGEGIVNKVDIDVKVQGGGMVGQAEAARVAIARALVEWTNDMNLKDTYMQYDRTMLVGDSRRTEPHKPNRSTKGPRAKRQKSYR, from the coding sequence ATGAAGGTCATCCAGACTGCTGGAAAGAGGAGGACGGCCATTGCGAGGGCCACCATTAGAGAGGGTAAGGGCAGAGTGAGGATAAACAGCAAGCCGGTCGAGATCATCGAGCCCGAGATGGTCAGGCTCATCATCATGGAGCCGCTCATCCTCGCCGGAGAGGGTATCGTTAACAAGGTTGACATAGACGTCAAGGTCCAGGGTGGAGGAATGGTCGGACAGGCCGAAGCGGCACGTGTCGCCATAGCCAGGGCCCTCGTGGAGTGGACCAACGACATGAACCTCAAGGACACCTACATGCAGTACGACAGGACCATGCTCGTCGGCGACAGCAGGAGAACCGAGCCCCACAAGCCAAACCGCTCTACCAAGGGCCCGAGGGCCAAGAGGCAGAAGTCCTACCGTTGA